A segment of the Zingiber officinale cultivar Zhangliang chromosome 8B, Zo_v1.1, whole genome shotgun sequence genome:
aTAGTGGAGGAAGCgattaaaagattcaacaggctagctcgtctctgcccagaactagtaagtacagagaaggagcgagtcagactaatgctcagaatgctgaagcctgtgatatcacttaatgtgagcagtgggactcatcagcccctgactggagaagagttggtcagtagagccttagtagctgagcactacctgaacagcatgaaggcacaaagagagcagcacaagccaatcaagatggagaccaagactgggggaaacCAGAAATCCCagttaaataatcagaactggaaaggcaagggcactaaaagaaagcagtgggattcaggaagtaaccagaagggaggaccagaaaccaaacagactaagctccttccctgccctaaatgtgggagaacacatccaggagcctgtctcttgggtaagactggatgttattcttgtggtcaggaaggacacatggctaaacagtgtcctaacaagttcaaagcacctcagccacagccaatacaatatggaggcaagcctcagttacattgcatgcctgcaactctggaaggacctcagctcagtcaaggaaggttggaagctccaccagttccagccagtgctagagtattctccctcactaaagaggaagctgctagtgccttcACGGTCGTaataggtcaagtagttatttttcagcatttagctactgcactatttgatactgggatgacccattcttttgtatccgtaccctttgccaaagaattacaggtacttaTAGAAAGCATGAACTTCAAGTCATGGAATccagtcagtggcttcggtctgtaccagtcagaatttcagaccgagagttaTGTGTTAacctggtagtcctcgctatgcaggatttcgatatcattttgggtatggatttcctcagcaagtacagtgcttcagtggactgccgcagaaggaaagtgatctttagtccagaaggtgaaccatcctttgaatttacaggagtgccaaagaggaagactcagaaatttctctcttccctcacagctcaccagatgctagctaaagggtgtactggtttCCTTGcgttcattgtgagtacagaagaagaagaaagacctaagcaggaggaagttcgggtagtctgtgagtatccagaggtattcccagaagagctacctggactacctcccaacagagaagtggagtttgagattgaactggttcctggtaccggtccaatttcaaaagctccatatcgcatgtctctagcagagctaaaagagttacaagagcaacttcaggagatacttgacaagggtttcatacgccctagtcactcaccatggggagctcctgtgttgtttgtcaagaagaatgatggatctatgcggatgtgcatagattatagggctctgaatcaagtgaccatcaagaacaggtatccactgcccaggatcgatgatttatttgatcaattgaaaggggcaatagtgttctccaagatagatctgcgctctgggtaccatcagttaaaagtgaaggagagtgatatacccagaactactttcaggaccagatatggacactatgaattcgtggtcatgccttttggtgtgactaatgcacctgcagtctttatggacttgatgaatagagtgttcagtgaataccttgacaagtttgtcattgtgtttatcgacgacattctaatctattccagaaccccagaggagcatgacacgcacttgagaatagtcctgcagacccttcagcaaaagcagctctatgctaaattctcaaagtgcgagttctggttggagcaggtgtcatttctaggtcacattgtttcaaaagaaggcattcaggtagatccagccaaagtagaagcggtcagcaactggaagagacccaagaatgccagggagatcagaagcttccttggtttagctgggtactacaggaaatttgtggaggacttttccaggatagcctctccacttacagccctcaccaggaaggacaagaagtttgaatggtcagataaatgtgagcagagttttcaagaactcaagaggagactgaccagtgctcctatactgactgttccagaggatgacaagagttttgacatctacagtgatgcttccaagatgggcttaggagctgtactcatgcaggaaggaaaagttatagcttatgcttcaagacaactcaaagactacgagaagaactaccccactcatgatctagagctagcagctgtagtctttgcactgaaactctggcgacactacttgtatggagtctagtgcagaatcttcacagaccatcagagtcttaagtacttcttcactcagaatgacttaaacatgagacagcgcaggtggctagagttggtcaaagattatgactgtgaaatcctctaccacccaggtaaagctaataaagtggcagatgcactaagcagaaagtccagtgcatccttgatgtccttccTTATCATCGTTAGctctgccactacagaaggagttgtcagatttcggacttgaaattatttatgggcaactttctgcattgaccctagagtcaaccctgcttgaggatatacagaaaaagcaaagcAAAGATCCagatattcaaaagatcaagcaagggatacaagaggaaggaagttcagaatttcgagtatcagacagtggaattctttatcaggggaatcgcctttgtgttccaaatgataaagagctgagaaagaaaattttagaagaagcccatagtacaccatactccatgcatcctggttctaccaagatgtaccaagacgtgaagcagaagttctggtggtctggactcaaaagagatgtggctaaatatgtcagtacctgcctgacatgtcagagagtcaaagcagaacaccagagaccaggaggagttttacaacctcttccaataccagagtggaagtgggaagacatatccatggacttcataacaggtctcccaagaactacgaatggatatgatgcaatatgggtaatagtggatagattgaccaagtctgcccattttctagccatcaaggtgtctcactctatagagcagttagcacagctgtatgttaaagaggtgatcagacttcacggagttcccaaatctatcatttctgatagagatgggcgcttcacctctcacttttgggagtgtgtacagactgcactaggcaccaagctcaagttcagcacagccttccatcctcagactgatggacagacagagcgagtaaatcagatcctagaagatatgcttagggcttgtgcactagattttaaaggcagttggtgcaagtatctgtgcttagctgagtttgcctacaacaacagctaccaagccaccatcaggatggcaccatatgaagcattgtatggcagaaagtgcagatcacctatatgctggcaagaagctggagaaggaagagaaatggaagtagagctgggcattcagacagagctgatagaagaaaccactcaggctatccagaaaatcagacagaggattgagactgcccagagtagacagaaaagctatgctgacacacaccgtaggccactggaatttcaagtaggagattcagtttttctcaaagttgctcctatgaagggagtgatgagatttggcaagaagggcaaattgagtcctcgctatgtaggaccttacctgattacagacaggattgggaaggtagcttacaagctggaattaccacaagacatgtcagcaatacacaatgtgtttcatgtctccatgttaaagaagtgtctccatgaccctagccaagtgattgagcctcagtcagtgcagatccaagaggatcttagttttgagagtagacctacacagatagtggacagagcagtcaagagactaagaagcaaagaagtaccactagtgaaggtcgtctggcagaaccagaagcacgaggaagtcacttgggagcgggaggacagtatgagacagaagtatccagagctattctaagttcgaggacgaactttttataaggtatggggaattgtaacgacccaattttccttattttaagttctaaaagtccataaaaatatttgaaaatacttttaaaatattctagagatttttaggaatttttagagtatttttggaggtcgtttagtagggttacaaaaagaaagaagttttgataaaaacgttgaaggggagactcgaacccgagaccttgacccgagccgaatctcagccgaacccagccaaccagctgagctacacggttttactaacctagtatggagagaaatagagttAAGCATAGTTGGgatcgaattaaaactaagttataaagggttaagtgtttttcccgtgacctaaacctaaccttttcctctctttttcctctcccgacggcgcgattcttctctcgggtgaaaaccgcagccaaggctagggttttcTTCCTCCGGCGTCGGCGAAGGGTTTTCCGGCCGGTTtccacccgtgggtgaccattccgacaaggagaactcgggaaatacaaggaatCGGTAGAATCGAGGCTCCACTGAAACCCTAAAGcatttcccttcggttgtaagtccaagaacccgatgtaagtgcttctcacctgcggtaggagtagctttcggagttttcgtttgcgttttgttgttgtgtaatgaacaagagcagctTTTCATTCTAGCATATGGTTTTGATTTCAACCCTTGCTCTAACAATTCGGTTTAAGATTTGGTTTCAATCCTTTGATGTTTTTAATGCACGGACAGAATCTTGATGTTTCCCTtgttttatcacagcatgtttttgatgtgtttacctcacaattcaagcatgtttaagtggatataaattacttcaagttacagcatgatgaaagattgttaggttcATGAATAAGTTAGTTGTTACAAGCTTGATGTGTGAAAACTTTTACTGCCATGAGCCTAACTAGGGAAAACTTTTCCATGCAGTTTTGTTATTGACTGTTGAAATTCGGTTTGCAATATACCATGATTACTTACCAGTAGTGTAGTTGTTTTTAAAACTCTGTGGAGATTAGTTTGAATAAGTACTGGCTTATATTAGTGATATATGCTTTAGAATCTCTCGTATaatgaataaatgagagaagtgcaagtaaagaaagactaagtcacaatctgatcctaaattccagaatttagaatcaaagcacacaaataaatgccaaggcattttattagaagaagtatttaaagaaggatataaagaaaagtattttacttttaaaagggcatgtaccggacacaaagtccaagggatgggctccaagttgcccctagacataaggtctagaagtgtcttaatggttttgggattagctacctcaattctcattaagaaaggcgcgcaaagtggtacaatgccgggcccaagtaaagttgaatattatttttaaagtataaaagtattaatttggaaacaaatagaacaagttcctttatccaagttgcaaattctagcaagttaaatggttgtttcctttagagatgcatgatgtagttctatattgctattttcatgttgagcatgtactctctgctttctttaatgtttatgcattccttatcggattttgtgagtagaaagcacttactaagcttttagcttatagatattaCTTTCCTCCTActtagataaaaataaaggaaaggctaaagtggtatagaagaaggcgacaaggagacgttgatggtgtgtgtggtggctgttatggaagcttgggaccttgctaagaaattgctgcaagttaatttaattagttttctttttaaataactaggagaatttagagaagtacAGATTCTTTTTGCTCTTTCTGTTTTGCTGTTTTGAAGTTGTTCCAATGCTTTTGTTCTGTTGAATTCCTGGAACCATTCGGTTGGTTAAATGCTTGCTTAAATGTTTTAGTTGTTGAATTTCTAGAGTTGTTTTGATGCAGTTTACAGTAGGTTAATGCTAGAATTTGAAGTTCTAATTGCATGCTGCTTGTGTTAGTTTTGTCACTGCTAAGAGTTTAATGAGATTCGTTAATTAAATTGTTAGTGAATTGTAGAGATTTGCTGGTAATTAGCACTGCTAGAAGATGAGTTTTGGTTACTTTTGGAACATTGACTTATCTGCATTACTACCCAAATGGTAGTGAATGTCCGGTTATGGGTTTTGTTATGGCAGGTTTTATGAATATTCTTTCGTGTTTTAGTTGCTATAGTCTGCATGCATTGGTAGCTAAATAAGTGCAGTTTACTGCTGTTATTTTGTTTCTCCGCACTTTCTTAGTGGTAGAGGATAACTCCTACATGAGTTCAGTTTAAAGTCCACTGTTGTTAGTTAATGTTTTCCTTATTAATGTTTAAAGGTTTGGCTAGTAATGAATTACTTTGCATGCGCCACCAGTAGGAGTAGCCAGGACCGAATTATGCAAAGATTTATATATATGATTACAAGTTCTAAATGCCATTATGAAAATCGTAATATGCGTGAGATACCTGTGGTGATGAATGCAGCATGATAAAGGTTTTTGCTCATTTTGGAATATTCTTGATAATTGCTTTGCATGATAGTATTACTATATGAGTTTTGTCTTATGCAAGCATTGTGTATAATGTTCAGTTGTTTGAAACATACGAACAGTAGGTTTAAATTGCAGAATGAAAACTACCTTCCTTTAATAGATGCAAGTTGGGAAAGATGTAGCAAGCAGTGAGAGTGTTTAAGCTACATGTCTGTATGCTATGCTTGTTGTCTCACTTAATtgcatgtaaaaaaaaaaatatatatatagtggTTAAGTAACGTTCACCTTAAAGAGTAGTAGTAAAGAAAATTAAGGACCGACCGAGATATCCCTATCAAATAACATCAATCCAACCGGGTAGCCGGCTTAAAAACTGGTCGAGACCTATTCAGTCAACAACATCATCCTAATAGGGTGGTCAGCTTAAGGACTGGTCGGGTTATATTCAATCAATAACAGCATCTCAATAGAGTGGTTGGCTTAATGATCGACCGAGACATGTTCAACAGACACATCTTGACAACCTGGTATAATAATAAGAGCtatgatattcatctagaaaattcatttagaaaattcttaaggatagacacataaagatgggacccaccatttcacttttttgggtcccatcatttatgtgtctatccttaagaattttctagatgaattttctagatgaatatcatttcTCTAATAATAATTATGTATCAGATAATATCCTTCTGAAACCTTCTTCAGGAATCATCGTGTTCCCCGTAGACCAATTATAACAACATATTCCTTAGGTCACTCTAgtaataacataaactaaaaacGACAAAAGGGGTATACACCTGGGTCAACAGAAGATTCCTTGGACGATTGCAGTTGTACCCTCTTCTTTACCCAACAACCTCTGACACATTTCGCCGCCTCATGATTGTGGAGATTATGTGATATAGGATACAAAACGGGAGCCCTCTCCGTGACGAAGGAATGCTCACTGACATCTGCAACTCTACTCTCGTATATACGTTGTTACTAttcttcattcactaggattgggactaacttgagcgtcagagagcCTTCGCCAGGGACTCCCCCTAGTTTCAAGGCGCTTACGTTTGGTTGGATTGTCTTTGTATGTGCAGGATCGGAGGAGAAGCTTCTTTTGAAGATAAAGGTCTTCTGACTGTCAATCTTTCATCTATCGTGCCTAATGCGTCATCTCCGTATGTCGTAAACAGGATCACAATCCATGTAAtttaattgtttttttaattacaagttcttctTTTCATCACACtaatttgtaattttttattttcctacCTATTCTATACGCCATGCACTATTACATACACGTATTGATTGATTgcagaaaaaaaaacttattaagtGTTTATTTCTCTCCTCCCCCTCCTCTCAACTAGTCTCTTGATAtaacaagtaaaaaaaatgataatccaaaTTAACCTCATTGATTATTCTTGAAATGATCTACCTGATCCTACAAAAATTTCTCATCAACCATCAGAATAAATCGAAAAACACACGCAACGATCAATCCAGAAATCCGATATCCTTTAGTTACACCCCTATTTAAagtaaaaattcctataaatacttATAGTCTTTATATATCAGATATAACAAACATTAaacatatatagatatataaagATATTTCAAGATTTGGTATTTGATAACTAACAAACATTAAACCTATATAGATATAGATATATAAAGATATTTCAAGATTTGGAAATTGATAACTTGGATGAGAAAAGGATAATAACACCGTTTGAATCTTTagaatttaattatattaatttgtaatattaaaattatgattttctaATAgaccaagtaaaactaattttaaaattaaaaatacgaggttaaaataattttcaaactaaaAGCATATAATTTTCGTGATTAAAAGATGTGAAAAATATTATATCTATTAGTCATGTGATTAAACATTTCTAAATAAGCTCTGAAGAAGACGTCTCTAATTTCGCTAATCATATAAACTAACTAAATAAGTCATAAAGCCAACCCTTGAATATACAACTAACTAAATAAAAACTCATCAAGCTTATATGATTGATTCAAGACAACTCCTTCACGAATAAGCACCTTTTTTTAAGACGAGAAAATCTGCACTCTGTTTGCTGAGGTGAAATTTTTACCGTTAGACGAGATTTGCAGAGGCAAACCAGCTGAATCATCCATTATTAAGAATCTCTAATGTTTTGTATAAGTCCAGAAGCTAAGCTAATCATCAAACACACCAGCGGTGAGCATTGCCTGCATTAACTAATTCAGGAAGCGACGAGGAGAGCATGACCTCGTTACTTCATGGCTGACTGCACCTCGACGCTTCCCTCCCTCCTACAGCGGGTGGTATGGAACGTACCCTAGCGACGATTTGATACTGCTCACAATGTCGCTGCACCTAACCATAAGGCTCAGCATTTGGTTCGCCAACTCCTTGTTCACCATGGGTCTACCCTCCACCTCGCCATACTGTCTATAATTATGCGTCTGGGGATCAGCGGATCGAGGCCCACGAAGGGaagacggcggcggcggcggcacacGATCCATCGCCACCCGGTTCACTGGAGGCAGTCCGAACGAAGCAGATGAAGCTGGAGTCACCGGCGGTGGGGGTATATAAGGGGAGTTATCAATAGTCCTTGAAGGATAGGAATGAAGCGCCGATAGCGGCAGCGGTGGTGGAGGGAGAAAAGCACCTGATTTTGTAGTCTTATTGATGACGGATTCTAGAGGAAGGGAGAAGGGGGGTGGTTCAGCATCGCTACGACTATAGCTGCTTCCTGCAACAGCCGGCGACATTACTGGCTTCCCGTCCAGATTGTCCAACATGAATTTTACACGGGGCGTCtctctgctgctgctgctgatggTGGTGGTAGGGCCAGCATCGTCACCAGGCTTCTTCAGAATGGATTTGAGCAGCCCTGGCTTGTGGTTTGGATTTAGCAACAGCCTCAACGAGGTGGTTGGGTTGCTCCCGGGTCGGAATTGGACACCTTCAGCTTGTCGCGACTCCAGCTTCTTCCCACCGGCATCAGCGGACGGTTCCTGGGACTGTGTGTCAGCGTCGCGGAGATAGAAGTGTACCTTAACCTGGCCGAAAATTTCGTTGGCGCGGGCGTAGTTGAGGGCGGCCTCTGCATCGGGCTTGAACTTGTACACCACCTTGCAGGTGTAGGATTTCCAGTACACGCGAGTGTCGGGGAGCTCGAGCGGCCCGAAGCGGGCGAACCTCGCTTTCAAGGAGGCGATGGATGGAAGCGTCGTCCGAGGTGGGAACTTCATCACGAGGGTAGTCGGACAGGGAACTCGAGGCGGGGGAGGTTCTTGCTTCTTGACGGGCTCCATTGTTTTGGCATTGCTAGGTTTCGCTGTCACACTATGCATTGCGGCTACTGCAGGCATCGTCGTCGTGGAGGCGCTGCCTGCGTCCTTCAGGTTGCGCTTCTTACTGATCGACGATTTCTTTTCAATGGCCAAAGCCTTGACTTTGTTTACTTTTGTCTGCCTCTTTGCGCTCATATCCTCTTCTCGATCAGATGGAGTGCGTTTCCGTCCTGCCACAACAGGATCGTCGGACCTAAATCCGGCTTTTGGTGGCTTCGCAGAGGCAGTTGGCTCCTTGCCCTCCATAGCTGTCTTCACTGGAGCAATCTCCGCGGTCCCACCAACAGACTCCTGCTGCGACCTAGGAGGTTTGGGAGCTTGGACCTCCACGGCGTCATCCTCGCTGGAGAGAGAAAGAGCCAAGCTTTTCTGGTAGACCATCGACCGGAACTTGAGGAAGACGTGCAGCGCAACCCCCGAGGCGTCGCGCTCAATTCCGTAAAAAGGATCGAGTGCTAGTTCATGCAGGTCGGCTACCAGCTCTGGTAGCTGCTGACTGCGGGAGTTCAAGTCAATCTTGGGGCGTTGAAAGGAGAAGGGAAAGGAGGTCGCTCGCGCGACTGCATCCGCTCTCTTGGATTGCTCCGGCCCAATGCTATTTAATCTGGACGCTAATTTCCTATAAGGATCGTCATCTTTCGCCATCCTAGCATGATCTGGTAGCAAGCCGGATTCGGTGCTCtgttccttgtgcttcttttttaTCTTCTTCTTGGCATTTCTGGCAAGATCGGTTGGGTCGGAACTACCATCCACGCGCAGGCGTtttttgatcttcttcttcacctTTGGGATTCCATCGACGACAATAATGTCATTGGGCCGGGCCAACAAGATCTCTTCTTTAGCATCGGCAACTATGCCAGAGACAGCAGGGTCTAGTTTCCTGAACTCAATCACGCTCATCTGCGGCGTCTTTCGAGGACTAATAGCAACGGGAATATCCACCCCCAATGGGGCCGATCTTTGTTCTGAGATGACTAGTCCCTGTTCGAGCAGGTTTGGGGAGGTTTGCGGCAGCTTGTCGTCGATGAAAATGGAAGGAGCTCTCTTCTGGAGCACGTAGTCACCGTGAACCGAGGCATCCTGGAAGGCGAGACTTGGTTGGGTGGGGGGTTGCTGAGTTGTGGGGAAGAGATTGTAGAAGTTGCCGTAGGGCTGGGTAGGAGAGGTGAAGTCCGGCAAAGGAGGGCCGGCGATCGTAGCAGTGGTAGAGAATTGTTCATCTCTCCGCTTCAGCACGTATTTGTTCTTCTTCGCAGATGGAGATTTGGACACTTTGGGACCAGAAGCGAGCTTAGGGGCGGAGCTTTTCTTTGGGCGGGGCTCAGGCATCACGAGCTGACCGCTCAAAGGCGCCGCTGAGCAAGAAAAGGAAAACAACAAATAAGACATCATCAATACCACCGGTTCAGTTGGTTTGGTTATCGATAAACAAAAAATTAGAAACAATAGATTACTAATAAATTGACAGAGCGCTTCTGCAAGTAAATAAACTATATCCTCGCCCGTTAATAAACAGAGCAATAATAAATGGTTTAGTCATGCCAAGTACattaaatggttcaattaaaataaaaataaaaataataaacaaagttTGACGTCTAAATCTATATAAAGACCAGGATAATATCTAAATAACTTATTTTGCGTTCATACGTGTCCTCAAATTAATTAGAAGGCCACAGTCAACTTCTAATAGCATCTGGTCTACCACGTGTTAAGAAATGCGAGTGAGGACCGGTCCCCTTATTCGATactttgttgatttttttttaaattatttattcaaaaaattaaatgaatGGAAGAGGTTGGCTTTCCAAATTCCGGAGCGGCCGGGCGTCACTGCGTCCTGCCGGTTATTATATTAAATAACTTTTGCGAAAGACCGCTTATTATATTAAATAACTTATGCGAAAGACGAATCGTGCCAATGACGCAGGAAAACACGCCACAACACCTATCGAACACCAAGCCAGCATACCGAAACTCACGACAAAACAGCAATCCTGAACGCCACATACTTTCCTGCCTTCGAATGAAACATCAACTTCGTGGCAAAAAGTTGCTGTTTCATCCGAAGGCAGGAAAGTATCTTCTAACACATCTTCGGATCTTATCCAATGCAGCTACGATATTTAAAACCCTAAGAAAAACACATATCCTCGGGTAGTGATGGGCTCGCTAATTGGTGATTACAGTCCTAATCCACCGTCAGATTACGTCATATAAAACCATAAAGAAATTTCAA
Coding sequences within it:
- the LOC122014979 gene encoding uncharacterized protein LOC122014979 isoform X2; this encodes MEVGSSQRPVDGEEAAADGHGFGRGYVGSKVFKELESVEFNEEVDGMLLDRTEAGFSGSSKDAQGDEVNGPESTDFDDDSVSEEVVSDGARVFHRAVGNWMNGFELGDMVWGKVKSHPWWPGYLFNEAFASLSVRRTRRDVHVLVAFFGDSSYGWFDPSELVPFDSHYEEKSKQTALRPFVKAVEEATDEASRREALGLACYCRNKYNFGSARVPGYFDVDVPGFEPWGIYSSKQIEDARKNFVPDQSLSFLKQLALCPLEDIVPAIDRIKNTAKMLAYRCSVFEEFDETYAQAFGVEPVRPPPLTGAMSDHPERFARRAAPLSGQLVMPEPRPKKSSAPKLASGPKVSKSPSAKKNKYVLKRRDEQFSTTATIAGPPLPDFTSPTQPYGNFYNLFPTTQQPPTQPSLAFQDASVHGDYVLQKRAPSIFIDDKLPQTSPNLLEQGLVISEQRSAPLGVDIPVAISPRKTPQMSVIEFRKLDPAVSGIVADAKEEILLARPNDIIVVDGIPKVKKKIKKRLRVDGSSDPTDLARNAKKKIKKKHKEQSTESGLLPDHARMAKDDDPYRKLASRLNSIGPEQSKRADAVARATSFPFSFQRPKIDLNSRSQQLPELVADLHELALDPFYGIERDASGVALHVFLKFRSMVYQKSLALSLSSEDDAVEVQAPKPPRSQQESVGGTAEIAPVKTAMEGKEPTASAKPPKAGFRSDDPVVAGRKRTPSDREEDMSAKRQTKVNKVKALAIEKKSSISKKRNLKDAGSASTTTMPAVAAMHSVTAKPSNAKTMEPVKKQEPPPPRVPCPTTLVMKFPPRTTLPSIASLKARFARFGPLELPDTRVYWKSYTCKVVYKFKPDAEAALNYARANEIFGQVKVHFYLRDADTQSQEPSADAGGKKLESRQAEGVQFRPGSNPTTSLRLLLNPNHKPGLLKSILKKPGDDAGPTTTISSSSRETPRVKFMLDNLDGKPVMSPAVAGSSYSRSDAEPPPFSLPLESVINKTTKSASSASFGLPPVNRVAMDRVPPPPPSSLRGPRSADPQTHNYRQYGEVEGRPMVNKELANQMLSLMVRCSDIVSSIKSSLGYVPYHPL
- the LOC122014979 gene encoding uncharacterized protein LOC122014979 isoform X1, which translates into the protein MEVGSSQRPVDGEEAAADGHGFGRGYVGSKVFKELESVEFNEEVDGMLLDRTEAGFSGSSKDAQGDEVNGPESTDFDDDSVSEEVVSDGARVFHRAVGNWMNGFELGDMVWGKVKSHPWWPGYLFNEAFASLSVRRTRRDVHVLVAFFGDSSYGWFDPSELVPFDSHYEEKSKQTALRPFVKAVEEATDEASRREALGLACYCRNKYNFGSARVPGYFDVDVPGFEPWGIYSSKQIEDARKNFVPDQSLSFLKQLALCPLEDIVPAIDRIKNTAKMLAYRCSVFEEFDETYAQAFGVEPVRPPPLTGAMSDHPERFARRAAPLSGQLVMPEPRPKKSSAPKLASGPKVSKSPSAKKNKYVLKRRDEQFSTTATIAGPPLPDFTSPTQPYGNFYNLFPTTQQPPTQPSLAFQDASVHGDYVLQKRAPSIFIDDKLPQTSPNLLEQGLVISEQRSAPLGVDIPVAISPRKTPQMSVIEFRKLDPAVSGIVADAKEEILLARPNDIIVVDGIPKVKKKIKKRLRVDGSSDPTDLARNAKKKIKKKHKEQSTESGLLPDHARMAKDDDPYRKLASRLNSIGPEQSKRADAVARATSFPFSFQRPKIDLNSRSQQLPELVADLHELALDPFYGIERDASGVALHVFLKFRSMVYQKSLALSLSSEDDAVEVQAPKPPRSQQESVGGTAEIAPVKTAMEGKEPTASAKPPKAGFRSDDPVVAGRKRTPSDREEDMSAKRQTKVNKVKALAIEKKSSISKKRNLKDAGSASTTTMPAVAAMHSVTAKPSNAKTMEPVKKQEPPPPRVPCPTTLVMKFPPRTTLPSIASLKARFARFGPLELPDTRVYWKSYTCKVVYKFKPDAEAALNYARANEIFGQVKVHFYLRDADTQSQEPSADAGGKKLESRQAEGVQFRPGSNPTTSLRLLLNPNHKPGLLKSILKKPGDDAGPTTTISSSSRETPRVKFMLDNLDGKPVMSPAVAGSSYSRSDAEPPPFSLPLESVINKTTKSGAFLPPPPLPLSALHSYPSRTIDNSPYIPPPPVTPASSASFGLPPVNRVAMDRVPPPPPSSLRGPRSADPQTHNYRQYGEVEGRPMVNKELANQMLSLMVRCSDIVSSIKSSLGYVPYHPL